Proteins encoded together in one Rossellomorea sp. y25 window:
- the aceA gene encoding isocitrate lyase, which produces MVKANNERVKALQENWELDQRWKGVSRPYSAEDVIRLRGSIDIEHTLARRGSEKLWDLLHKEDYINALGALTGNQAVQQVRAGLKAIYLSGWQVAADANLAGQMYPDQSLYPANSVPSVVKRINQALQRADQVHYVEGDESIDWFVPIVADAEAGFGGQLNVFELMKGMIESGASAVHFEDQLSSEKKCGHLGGKVLLPTQTSVKNLISARLAADVMGVPTLIVARTDANAADLITSDVDPYDAQFITGERTPEGFFRTRAGLDQAIARGLAYAPYADLVWCETSEPSLEEARQFAEAIHAEHPGKLLAYNCSPSFNWKKKLDDETIAKFQKELGKMGYKFQFVTLAGFHALNHSMFELARGYKERGMAAYSQLQEAEFASEKYGYSATRHQREVGTGYFDEVSMVISGGTSSTTALKGSTEAAQF; this is translated from the coding sequence ATGGTAAAAGCAAATAACGAACGCGTAAAAGCACTACAAGAAAACTGGGAATTGGATCAAAGATGGAAGGGTGTATCCCGACCGTATTCGGCTGAAGATGTCATTCGTTTAAGAGGATCAATTGATATCGAGCATACTCTTGCTCGACGCGGATCTGAAAAGCTGTGGGATCTGCTTCACAAAGAGGACTATATCAATGCACTTGGTGCCTTGACCGGAAACCAGGCTGTCCAACAAGTCAGAGCCGGCCTGAAAGCGATTTACTTAAGTGGATGGCAGGTAGCGGCCGATGCCAACCTTGCCGGGCAAATGTATCCCGACCAAAGCTTATATCCTGCGAACTCAGTACCATCCGTGGTAAAGAGAATCAATCAAGCCCTGCAGCGTGCAGACCAGGTTCATTATGTAGAAGGGGATGAATCGATTGATTGGTTTGTGCCGATTGTAGCCGATGCAGAAGCGGGCTTCGGAGGACAGCTTAATGTATTCGAACTCATGAAGGGTATGATCGAATCAGGGGCTTCAGCCGTCCACTTTGAAGATCAGCTTTCTTCTGAAAAGAAATGCGGACACTTGGGAGGCAAAGTATTACTGCCGACACAAACGTCCGTGAAGAATTTAATTTCAGCACGTCTGGCAGCTGATGTAATGGGTGTACCAACATTAATCGTAGCCCGTACAGATGCGAATGCCGCAGATTTAATCACGAGTGATGTGGATCCGTACGATGCGCAGTTCATTACAGGGGAACGCACTCCTGAAGGGTTCTTCCGTACAAGAGCGGGACTTGATCAGGCGATTGCAAGAGGCTTGGCTTATGCTCCTTATGCAGATCTTGTGTGGTGTGAAACATCAGAACCGAGCCTTGAAGAAGCTCGCCAATTTGCTGAGGCGATTCACGCTGAGCATCCAGGGAAATTATTGGCGTATAACTGCTCACCATCCTTTAACTGGAAAAAGAAACTGGACGATGAAACGATCGCTAAGTTCCAAAAGGAGCTTGGGAAAATGGGCTATAAGTTCCAGTTCGTAACGCTTGCAGGATTCCATGCACTGAACCATAGCATGTTCGAGCTTGCGAGAGGATACAAAGAGCGCGGAATGGCTGCATATTCTCAGCTTCAAGAAGCGGAATTTGCCAGCGAGAAATATGGCTATTCAGCTACGAGACATCAGCGCGAAGTAGGAACAGGCTACTTTGATGAAGTATCGATGGTGATCTCAGGTGGAACATCCTCTACAACAGCCCTTAAAGGTTCAACAGAGGCTGCTCAATTCTAA